The nucleotide sequence ACCGCTTCGCGGACCTGGCCGAGGCCGCCCACGCCGGCGAAGTGGCGATCACCAAGCGGTACAACACCGAGGTGGCGGGCGGAAAGTGGGACGGCATCGTCAACCCGTACCCGTCGCAGATACCGAAGGCACCGGGCCGCCCGAGCGTCACCAGGGTGGCCCGGCAGGACACTTCCGGGCTCGGGGTGGCGGCCGAGGGGAACGAGACCGGAGCGGACCGGGCGCTGTCCTTCTCGTCCTACACCCGGGACCGGCGCTTCGTGGACGTCTTCAACACCGGCTTCCTGGCGATGGGCTGGGGTGCCGAGACCAGCCATCCCTGGGTGCGGCTGAGCGAGGCGGGTGGCTCCTTCACCGAGCAGACCCGGGTGTGGGTGGAGATCGACTGGGCGCGCGTGCCCGAGGGCACACATGACGCCACGGTCACCGTCACCGGCGCCGGGCAGAGCGTCGAAGTGCCGTTGCGGGTACGCAACGACGGAGGGCGGGCGCGCCGCCGGGCCCGCGGCTTCGTCGAGGCCCACGGATACGTGTCGATCGACGCCGCGCACACCGACCGGCGGGTGGCGCGCGGCGGCTGCCACTGGCGGACCGTGCGAGGGCTCGGCCGCCGTACGGGCGCGGTGGAGGCGGTGCCGTCGACGGCGGTCCCGGTCACCGCGGACTTCACCACCGGTGCGGCGGAGTTGCGGTACCGGGTGCGCTTCGCCACCACCGGTACCTTCCCCGTCACCGTCTTCCGTCTGCCCTCCCTCGACGAGCGTGGTCACCGCCGACTGGCCCTGGCCCTCGACGACCAGCCGGTCACCGTCCTGTCGGGCCAGGCGATCGCCACCGGCAACCGGGGCGACGCATGGGCCCGCAACGTGGAGGACGGCATGGAGAAACTGACCGCCACGGTGACCGTCACCGAGCCCGGCGTACACGTCCTGCGGGTGTTCATGGCCGACCCCGGGATCGCCGTGGACCAGATCGTCATCGACACCGGCGGCCTGCCCATCACCTACCTCGCACCGCCGGAGAGTTATCACCCTGTGTTCAATCCCGATCCGGTGTCCGTGGAGGGCCTGGACCTGCCGGGCCGGTAGAGCCGCGGGCGACCGGCAAAGGCCGGTCGCCCGCTCCATGACCGCCCGCTTCGAGCCGGTATCAAGCCGGTGTCGAGCCGGTGTCGAGCCGGTGTCGAGCCGGTGTCGAGCCCTTCGGATCGATGAGCACCCCCTGCCCGTCGTCGTCGACAGCCCCCTCCCTCTCCCGGACCGCGTCAGCCGGTCCGGGAGAGGCGGTCGCTTCCCCCAGCGCTACGGGGTTCGCCGCATGCGACGGACGTATCACCATGACACCGTCAGCGGGCGAGGATGTCCGTGACCGACTCGGTCACGTGGACCCGGTGTGCGTACGAGCGTGCGACGACATCCTGCGGTCCCCGTCCGGCGCCGGGTCGGCCGGTCCGGGCAGCCCGTCGGGACCGGCCACTGGGACCGGGCGTCCGACGTCGGACTCGGTGCTCTCGCCGAGGAAGCCGCCCGACTGGTGCTGCCACAGCTTGGCGTAGGCACCGTTCGCCGTGAGCAGCTCCGTGTGGGAGCCCTGCTCGACGACGCTTCCGCGGTCGAGGACGACGAGACGGTCCATGCCGGCGACGGTGCTCAGGCGGTGGGCGACCACGAGGGCCGTACGTCCGTCCATCAACCGCCACAGGGCGTCCTGGACGAGGAGTTCACTCTCCGAGTCCAGCGCGCTGGTGGCCTCGTCGAGCAGCAGGATCGGGGCGTCGCGCAGGATGGCCCTGGCGAGGGCGACGCGCTGGCGCTGGCCGCCCGAGAGTTTCACTCCCCGCTCCCCCACCAGAGTGCCGAAGCCGTCGGGGAGTTGGCCGGCGAACTCCATGACGTGCGCGGCCGCGGCCGCGGCGTGGATCTCCGCGTCGGTGGCGCCGGGACGGGCGAAAGCGATGTTGTCCCGCAGGCTGCGGTGGAACATGGCGGGTTCCTGCGGGACGTAGGCGATCAGTGAGCGCAGGTCCGTCTGGCGCAGTCGGCTGATGTCCTGCCCACCGATCAGGATGCGTCCTTCGTCGATGTCCGACATGCGCAGCAGGAGCCGGGTGAGTGTGGTCTTGCCGCCGCCGGACCGGCCGACGAGACCGATCCGTGCGCCTGCGGGCACGTCCAGGTCGAGTTTCTGGAAGATCGGCTTCGCTCCCGCGTGTGCGAAGGTCACCGCCTCGAAGCGGATGCCGGTGCCCTGCGGTGCGAGCGGTTCTGGTTCCGTCGGGTCGAGCACGGTGGGCGGATCCAGCAGCAGCTCGGTGAACTGCGCGGCCTCGGTCATCGAACTTTCCAGGCGCCGGTAGATCTGGTTGAACTCGAACATGATCTGGGTCGCGTTGGAGTAGTAGGTGAAAGCGACGACGACCTCCTCCACTCCCTGGCCCGGGCCGCCGAAGACGATGGCGACCAACAGACCCAGCACGTTGGTCAGCACGGACATGGGCGCGATCAGGACGTCGACGCGCAGATTGCCGTAGTCCCACGACCTCAGCGTCAGGCGCCGGGAATCCGCGACACGGCTGCGGTGTTCGTCGGCCTCCCGCTCCTCAGCCGCGAACGCCCGGATGGTCTCCATGTTCACGAGGCTGTCGGCTACGTGGCCGGAGACCCGGGCGATCGCCGCCTCACGGTCACTGACGAGCCGCTGCCGGCGACGGATCAGGGGTGTCGCGGCCACCACGGTCAGCACGATCATCACGAGAAGGCCGGCGACGAGCATCGGTTCGTAGCTCCACAGCACCACGGCACCGAACACCAGGGGGACGACACTGCCCACGATCCGGTAGGTCACCGTGTCGACGAAGTCCTCGAAGCGCTTACCGAAGCTCAGCACCCGTTTGGTCAGGGAGCCGGCGAAGTTGTCGTGGAAGAACGCCGCGTCCTTGGCGAGGAGTTCGTCCATGCCACTCACGTACAGGTGTTCCATGCCGAGGGCGTCCACGCGGTTCAGGCAGTGCTGCCCGACCCGCCACACGGCCTCGGCGACCAGCAGCGTCACGCCGAAGCCCAGCACGTACGGCAGCGCCGAGCTGAGGGTGAGACCGCTGTCGTCGGCGGCCTGACCTGCCAGTTTGGCGATCAGAAGGGGGGCGATGTAGCGGATGCCGATGTTACCCACGGCCGGCAGCAGCAGCGCGGGCAGGGCCAGCCGTCGTAGTCGCAGCAGTTCCCGGCCGTAGCGGCGCAAAGCCAGAACGACCGCGTTCCTGCCCGGCGTCGGCCCTCGCGTATCTGTTGTCTCCATCACACTCCCGGAGGTTCGGAAGTCGGAATTGTCCCGTCCGGGGAGGTTCTCAGTCCAAGCATTTAACGCAGATTGGCGAGAACCGGACACCGCCGCGTTCAGCGCACGCTGCGGACGCATCCAGTGGTGAGCGAGCGGTAGTTGGAGGAGCCATCGCCGAGATGGCTCCACCAGCGCTGGACCGGGCCCCGTCGAAGCATCCGGCGAGGCTTCGCCCTCTCAGCACTCTCACGCAGGCCTCAGGCCTCACCAGCCCGCCTCCCCTCCCCTCCTCGTGCCTTCGGTCGTTGTCTGTCTCGCCGTCCGCTGTCCGCCGCCGTCCGCTGTTGAAGACACAGGCGACACTGACGGCATGCATGTTCAACGGTTCCCGCCCCCGTCCGTCTACGGCCGTCTCCGCGTCGAGCGGAGCGACCTCGCCCCCGCCCGCTGGCTGGAACAACGCCCGCCCGGCAACGACGGCTTCGGCACGGTGGCGGGGGTGTGCGCACCCGGCTTCGAGGCGTACGCGCGGATCCTTCACCCGGCCCGGCTCGGCGCGGACCCGGTGCGGTGGGACCGAGTGGCCGCCCTGTACGGACACTCGGTATCCGCGGTGACACGCTGGCCCGACCTGATCGGCGCCCAGGACCCCTTCCTCTACCGCAACGACGACACCCCCGCCGTCCCCGATGTCTGGGACGAGCACCCACATGAGGGCCCCACCCCCGCCGATGTCGCCCGCACTCTGATCTCCGTGCTGTCCCGGCACACCCGCACCCCCGAGCAATGCTGGTACGGACTGTGGGAGGGATACGGCCACCACGACTGGGACGGCATCCCTGTCTTCCGCACTCCCGAACGAGACGAGATCCTGCTCGCCGGCCCTCTCGACCAAGCCGACTCCCCCGCTCGAAACAACGACGAGGTGTCCGCCGAGATCCCCGACCTGTGGTGGCCCCAGGATCGCGCCTGGTGCGTGGGCGGCGACGTCGACCTGGTGAGCACGTACGTCGGCGGATCAGCGGCCTGCGTCGCGGACCTCCTCGCGACCCCGAGCCTGGAGGCCTGTTCAGTCACCGAAACCACGACGGTCAACTGATACGGGACAGCCCCCGGAACCGGGCAACGGGCAGCCGTGCCGGGTGGTCGGTGCGCGTGGCCGGCTGCGGGTGATGTCCCTCCCTGCTTGGTGTGGTCGAGGTGGCAATCGTGTTGGGACCCAGGCCGTCGGACATGGCTATCGGCTATCGGTCATCGGCTAGAGCGGGGGATCCTCGTCGTCCTCTGGGAAAGGCTCGACGTGCTTCGGCGGTTGGCGGAACAGTGCCATGGCGTCATCGATACGCCCGCCCGTCATGAGGTGTGCGGCGAGGGCGTTCCGGTTGGCCGGCGCGGCCGGGGCCAGGATCGCGACGGCCTGTTCCGGGCGTCCGGCGTCCGAAAGGAGGTCCGCGAGGTTCTGCGCCTCGTACCAGCCGGCCGATTCCGGGCGCGCCCGGGCTTCCTCGATCGCCTGCTCCCGGCGACCGCAGGCAACCAGGAGCTCAGTCCGCAGTCGGAAGAACTCGAACTCCTCAGCACCACATCGAGCCATACGCTCATCCAGGTACGCCAAGCCGTCCTCGGCACGGCCTTGGTCGGCATACAGCGTGCACAGCGCGTCAGCGACCCAGTCATCAGCGCCGTCGACCACGCTTGGCGAAGAACGCAGCAGGTCGATCGCCTCGTCACCCCGATCATGCCGGGCCAGGAGCCGCGCGAGCATCACCACCGTATTCGGCGACCGGTCCGGAGCGAACGTCCTGTAGACGTCAATCGCGCCCGCCACGTCCCCGCGTTGCTCCAAGTACTCCGCGAGACAACGGACGGCATCACCGAGAGGCTCGGTCGCCGCGTACTCCCGCAGTTCCTCGATCCGGCCGCGGCGAGCCAACAGATCGGCCAGCTGGTCACGGCCGTTGACCGACGTGACCTCCCGTGTCCGCAGCAGCTCGATCGCCTCGTCGACCCGCCCCTGCCGCTCACGCACGGTGGCCAGCAGCTCAATGGCGTTGCTGGGGCTGGTATTCCGGCCACCGAAGTCCGGCCAGGCACTCTGATGTCCTGCCTCGACCCGGACGGCCAACAGCGCCGCGACCTCCTCGTCCCGTCCCAGACCAGCGCACACCTCGACCAGCGCATCGGCGAGGGATGAGTGCTCCAGGTAGGGCAGGAGCAGGTCGAGCGCCTCATCTCCCCGGCCGTGCCGGGCAAGCAGCAGCGCGAAGCATTTGAACGCCGGCTGCCAGTCGGCCCGCATGTTCGAGCGGAAGACTGCGATCGCCTCGTCCACCCGCCCCAGCCCTTCGAGCAACTCGGCCACACTGTGGGCCGCCTTCCACCAGCCCGTGGCAAGGTACGGGGCGAGCACGTCCAGAGCTTCCTCCCGCCGGTCCCGGTCGACGAGGAACCGCACCCACCCCTGCGCACAGAACCAGTCGCCGCCACGCGCCTGCTGTTCGACTTCACCGAGATGGCCATGATCGATGAGCCAGGAGACCAGGTGGGGAGGGATCCATCCGTCGTACGTACGGGCGCGGCGGTCAAGTTCAGCAGCGTTCACGAGGACGCAGCCTATTGGGGCCTGTCCGGGGGTCATGCCGGACAGGCCCCTGGGTCCCCGTGGGTGCTACTGGGTCCCAGGAGGGCTCAGTGCTTGAGCGTGAAGGCGAAGTCGCTGGAGAGCTTGCCGCTCAGCCGGACTGCCGAAACAAGTTTCCCCTCCACCATCAGTCTCTCGACCTCGGCCCGTGAAAGGCCGCACCCTTCAGCGACCAGTCGAACCGGTCGGACTGGGATCCGCGCCGCGAAGCGGACCAGGACGTCGATCACCTCGCGGTCCAGGTGATCCGACCCGCCGGTGTCGAGGTGCCAGGCGTTGTCCCAGTCGAGGGCGATGCGATTACGGCGCCGCACGACCGGATCCTGGAGCAACTCGGCTGTCAGGCCGAGGTCGTTGTCATGCAGCCGGTCCAGCAGCTCAGGTCGTACGGAGCGCACATGCACTCGCTCCAGGACCGTGAGCTTCGCGGTCTCCCCGCAAGCGGTACAGAGCACGAGGAGCCAGGCGTCGATGAGCTTGTGGTTGGCGTTGACCCGGAATTTGCCGCTTGCCCGGAAGCGTCCGGACGCGCACACGTGGCAACGGCGGAGAACGAGTGGCAGGCAGGTGGGCGCGACCACCCAGTTGTTGAGCACAGAAGTACACCGGTTTCAGTGAGAAGTCCGCAGCAAGAAGCAGCGCGGCGCACATGCGCGACGCGCGACAAATCAGCACTCGGGAGGTCTCACACGGTGTACAACGGCACGTCCTTACCCAGACGACTCGGTTCGGCAGCACGGTAATGGCGCACAACAACGCTGCTCCACTGGTTTTCCAGCGCCTCACCGCCAAGACCCGAGGGCGAACGGCGTGGTGTCGAGCATGAGCTCGGCACGGGGCACCGTCAGGTTC is from Streptomyces sp. NBC_01314 and encodes:
- a CDS encoding ABC transporter ATP-binding protein; the encoded protein is METTDTRGPTPGRNAVVLALRRYGRELLRLRRLALPALLLPAVGNIGIRYIAPLLIAKLAGQAADDSGLTLSSALPYVLGFGVTLLVAEAVWRVGQHCLNRVDALGMEHLYVSGMDELLAKDAAFFHDNFAGSLTKRVLSFGKRFEDFVDTVTYRIVGSVVPLVFGAVVLWSYEPMLVAGLLVMIVLTVVAATPLIRRRQRLVSDREAAIARVSGHVADSLVNMETIRAFAAEEREADEHRSRVADSRRLTLRSWDYGNLRVDVLIAPMSVLTNVLGLLVAIVFGGPGQGVEEVVVAFTYYSNATQIMFEFNQIYRRLESSMTEAAQFTELLLDPPTVLDPTEPEPLAPQGTGIRFEAVTFAHAGAKPIFQKLDLDVPAGARIGLVGRSGGGKTTLTRLLLRMSDIDEGRILIGGQDISRLRQTDLRSLIAYVPQEPAMFHRSLRDNIAFARPGATDAEIHAAAAAAHVMEFAGQLPDGFGTLVGERGVKLSGGQRQRVALARAILRDAPILLLDEATSALDSESELLVQDALWRLMDGRTALVVAHRLSTVAGMDRLVVLDRGSVVEQGSHTELLTANGAYAKLWQHQSGGFLGESTESDVGRPVPVAGPDGLPGPADPAPDGDRRMSSHARTHTGST
- a CDS encoding DUF1062 domain-containing protein; translated protein: MLNNWVVAPTCLPLVLRRCHVCASGRFRASGKFRVNANHKLIDAWLLVLCTACGETAKLTVLERVHVRSVRPELLDRLHDNDLGLTAELLQDPVVRRRNRIALDWDNAWHLDTGGSDHLDREVIDVLVRFAARIPVRPVRLVAEGCGLSRAEVERLMVEGKLVSAVRLSGKLSSDFAFTLKH